A genomic region of Papaver somniferum cultivar HN1 chromosome 7, ASM357369v1, whole genome shotgun sequence contains the following coding sequences:
- the LOC113295164 gene encoding probable leucine-rich repeat receptor-like protein kinase At1g35710 isoform X3, with the protein MLQQVNVAIAALLVLALLLVSSSNASVFASRSFVSLTYNIQLVEEEVDALLKWKSSLINQNHSLLSSWKVNSTASTTSPCKWYGINCNREGSVDEVNIAGLGLQGTLHKFNFSSFSNFVSLDLSSNELFGTIPSRISILSKLTHLDLSFNKLSGHIPPEIASLTSLLYLDLSQNQISGSIPREIGNLYSLTDARFYINNLSGPMPSSICNLTNLTSISFYENQISGVIPRDIGRLSSLTFLELSTNSLSGSIPASLTNLTSLDTLYLYNNQLSGIIPRDIGRLRSLIGSDMSTNNLSGSLPASLTNLIRLDDLSLNQNQLSGIIPRDIGRLRFLTTFDLSRNNINGSIPTSICRLASLAWLSVYGNQLTGTIPRDIGRLRSLTILQLFQNQLTGSIPASVGNLRNLTRLSLFQNQLTGSLPIKINNLTQLKVLDFAENKLSGYLPQHVCQSGVLQEFLAGYNYFTGSIPRSLRNCTSLRVLGVENNNLLDNITEAFHVYPHLFRLNVAFNMFYGELSKNWGDCQNLTAISFTWNNISGKIPSEIGKLKSLSALYLTSNNLVGEIPEELFKLSSLIYLSVCNNQLSGKLSSAVGMLSSLQDLDLSRNMFSGPIPKQLGECSKLLSLNLNSNNFNGNIPPQIGNLDSLQILLDLSYNELSGELPSALGKLSKLINLNVSHNKLFGSIPSSFDQMLSLTTVNISYNQLNGPLPNIKAFKDASIDAFKNNKGLCSNNFRGLKPCNSPVVIGKKEPKHNKLVLIILLPLFGSLFLLFILLAILFRLRQISVRNMALGNQPGVTNTGRNLFSICNYDGRIVFEDIIEATEDFNAKYCIGTGGYGSVYKAGLSTGQVVAVKKLHVSGEDSEIFDIKSFESEIHALTEIRHRNIVKLFGFCCNLERKISFLVYEFVERGSLKNVLCDGEQAVGFDWIKRLRFIRGTANALAYMHHDCVPAIVHRDISSNNILLDSEYEAHVSDFGTARILKPDSSNWTSLAGTYGYVAPGHREVRCL; encoded by the exons ATGTTACAACAAGTAAACGTTGCCATTGCTGCTCTGTTAGTTCTGGCATTACTGTTGGTTTCATCTTCGAATGCATCTGTCTTTGCTTCtcgttcttttgtttctttaactTACAATATAcaactagttgaagaagaagtagaTGCTCTTTTGAAATGGAAATCATCACTTATTAACCAAAATCATTCTCTTCTCTCTTCTTGGAAGGTGAATTCTACTGCGAGTACAACGAGTCCATGCAAGTGGTATGGAATCAATTGTAACAGAGAGGGAAGCGTCGATGAAGTGAATATAGCTGGTTTGGGTTTACAAGGTACGCTCCATAAATTCAATTTCTCATCTTTCTCCAACTTTGTTAGTCTTGACTTGAGCAGCAATGAACTCTTCGGAACCATTCCATCCCGAATCAGTATTCTTTCAAAACTCACCCACCTTGATCTTTCCTTCAATAAACTTTCTGGACATATTCCACCAGAAATAGCATCTCTCACAAGTCTGCTGTATTTAGACCTTTCTCAAAATCAAATTAGTGGATCCATCCCTCGCGAAATTGGCAATTTATATTCTCTCACTGATGCAAGGTTCTACATAAATAATCTGAGTGGTCCGATGCCTTCTTCTATCTGCAATCTGACTAACTTGACCAGTATatcattttatgaaaatcaaatcTCGGGTGTCATTCCTCGAGATATCGGAAGGTTAAGTTCTCTTACCTTCTTAGAATTGTCCACCAACAGTCTTAGTGGTTCAATCCCTGCTTCTTTAACCAATCTAACTAGTCTGGACACTCTTTACCTATATAATAATCAACTTTCTGGAATCATTCCTCGAGATATAGGAAGGCTACGGTCTCTTATAGGCTCTGATATGTCTACAAACAATCTCAGTGGTTCACTTCCCGCTTCATTAACCAATTTGATTAGACTAGACGATCTTTCCCTTAACCAAAATCAACTTTCTGGTATCATTCCTCGAGATATAGGAAGGCTACGCTTTCTTACCACCTTTGATTTGTCCAGAAACAATATCAATGGTTCAATCCCTACTTCTATATGCCGCTTGGCCAGCCTCGCATGGTTATCAGTTTATGGAAATCAACTGACTGGCACCATCCCTCGAGATATTGGAAGGTTAAGGTCTCTTACCATCTTACAGTTGTTCCAAAACCAACTTACTGGTTCAATCCCTGCTTCGGTGGGtaatttgagaaatttgactCGTCTGTCTCTTTTTCAAAATCAATTAACTGGTTCACTACCAATAAAAATCAACAATCTGACACAGTTGAAAGTATTGGATTTTGCTGAGAATAAGCTTTCTGGTTATTTACCTCAACATGTATGTCAAAGCGGAGTGCTGCAAGAATTTTTGGCAGGTTATAACTACTTCACGGGTTCCATACCAAGAAGTCTTAGAAATTGCACTAGTTTAAGAGTACTCGGAGTTGAAAACAATAATCTGTTAGATAATATAACCGAGGCGTTTCACGTGTATCCACATCTATTTAGATTAAATGTGGCTTTCAATATGTTCTATGGTGAACTCTCAAAAAACTGGGGGGATTGTCAGAATTTAACAGCCATATCTTTCACATGGAACAATATCAGTGGCAAAATACCATCTGAAATTGGAAAGTTGAAGAGTTTAAGTGCACTATATCTTACTTCCAATAATTTAGTAGGGGAAATTCCTGAGGAGTTGTTCAAATTGTCTTCATTGATCTATTTGAGTGTGTGTAATAACCAACTCTCAGGTAAGTTGTCTTCTGCGGTTGGAATGTTATCCAGCCTGCAAGATCTCGACTTATCGAGAAATATGTTCAGTGGACCAATACCCAAACAATTAGGAGAGTGTTCAAAGTTACTATCTTTGAATTTGAACTCAAACAATTTCAATGGAAATATCCCACCCCAGATAGGAAACTTGGATTCATTACAGATTTTGTTAGATCTTAGTTACAATGAGCTGAGTGGAGAGTTACCGTCAGCTCTCGGAAAATTAAGCAAACTGATAAATCTCAATGTATCTCATAACAAGCTTTTTGGCTCAATTCCATCTTCATTTGATCAAATGCTTAGCTTGACCACTGTCAATATTTCCTACAATCAACTGAATGGTCCTCTTCCAAACATCAAGGCCTTTAAGGATGCTTCCATTGATGCTTTCAAGAACAACAAAGGGTTATGTAGTAACAACTTTAGAGGTTTAAAACCTTGTAATTCTCCAGTTGTTATTGGGAAAAAAGAGCCCAAGCATAATAAACTCGTGCTAATAATCCTGCTTCCTTTGTTTGGTTCGCTGTTTCTTTTATTCATACTCCTCGCCATTCTGTTTCGCCTTCGACAAATATCAGTAAGAAATATGGCACTTGGAAATCAACCTGGAGTTACCAATACCGGAAGAAATTTGTTTTCAATTTGTAATTATGATGGGAGAATAGTGTTcgaagacataattgaagcaactGAGGATTTTAATGCTAAATACTGCATTGGAACAGGAGGATATGGGAGTGTTTACAAAGCAGGGCTGTCAACAGGTCAGGTTGTTGCTGTGAAGAAACTTCACGTGTCAGGTGAAGATTCCGAGATATTCGATATCAAGTCATTTGAAAGTGAAATTCACGCACTGACAGAAATCCGACACCGGAACATCGTGAAACTTTTCGGTTTCTGCTGTAATCTTGAAAGGAAAATCTCATttttggtttatgagttcgtagaGAGgggaagtttgaaaaatgttttatgCGACGGGGAACAAGCAGTGGGGTTCGACTGGATAAAGAGGTTAAGATTCATAAGGGGAACAGCTAATGCACTTGCTTACATGCACCACGATTGCGTTCCAGCAATAGTTCACAGGGACATATCTAGCAACAATATTTTGTTGGATTCTGAATATGAAGCTCATGTTTCTGATTTTGGTACAGCGAGAATTTTGAAGCCAGATTCATCCAACTGGACTTCACTTGCAGGAACTTACGGATATGTGGCTCCAG GTCACCGAGAAGTGCGATGTTTATAG